One genomic region from Oceanispirochaeta sp. encodes:
- a CDS encoding formate dehydrogenase accessory sulfurtransferase FdhD — protein MIKDGFPELTLPQVEEDEITLYIGNRLIQTFLCTPEALEELTIGHLYCRGLISSLRQISQIEICRNEIKVELKKEDAMEAPPSEPFHNPSLTFLQNLAGQIQNLAEKYRHHGGIHCAALSDGLNIVVLYEDVGRHNAFDKAIGAALNQGIDLSRLIYFSSGRINSEIAEKAAACRLSLLVSRSIATNRACAIAGRTETTIIGRIESKAPILYTACTRD, from the coding sequence ATGATTAAAGATGGATTTCCAGAATTGACTCTGCCCCAGGTTGAAGAAGACGAAATAACTCTTTACATCGGGAATAGACTGATTCAGACCTTTCTCTGCACTCCGGAAGCCCTGGAGGAACTGACGATCGGCCATCTTTACTGCAGAGGTCTGATCAGTTCACTGAGACAGATATCTCAGATTGAGATATGTAGAAATGAGATTAAAGTGGAACTAAAAAAAGAGGATGCCATGGAGGCACCCCCCTCTGAACCTTTTCATAACCCCTCTTTGACTTTTCTTCAAAACCTTGCCGGCCAGATTCAAAACCTTGCTGAAAAGTACCGCCACCATGGAGGCATCCACTGTGCAGCCCTGTCTGACGGCTTGAATATTGTCGTTCTATATGAGGATGTAGGTAGGCATAATGCATTTGACAAAGCTATCGGAGCGGCCCTGAATCAAGGGATAGATCTGTCCAGACTGATCTATTTTTCATCGGGAAGGATCAACTCCGAAATTGCCGAAAAGGCCGCAGCATGCCGTCTGTCTCTACTTGTCAGCAGAAGTATAGCAACTAACAGAGCATGTGCCATTGCCGGGAGAACTGAAACAACTATAATTGGCAGAATTGAATCAAAGGCCCCTATTTTATATACT